The stretch of DNA CGGCAGATgcaggaggatgaggaggcggctggtgcGAGCGGAGGACGGAAGAGGAGCAGGCGCCCCGGCGTGTTCGACGACGaatgagccgccgccgcgtgcggCAAGAGGAAGACAACGCTGGATCTGGCGGCGCTGGGTGATGAACGTGGAGAAACCCTAGCTCTGTGGGAGCGGGCGAAAGTATGCGCGGCTACTGGTTAGGGGGCAGCGGCGCTAGCTGCCGGATACGGGGCAAGCCCGGTGGAACGGGGTGCCTCTCGCCGGCGCTGAGGGAGACGAGAAGACGACGAAGGGAAAGCGgtgggacagagggagagagagataagagagaCAAGTAGCGCTAACACagagcgccgcggcggcaggTAAGACGAGTTCGTGGAGGAGGgcaacgccggcggcggagtagCAAAAAGGGAGCAGCCGGAATCGACGGGAaggctcggcgtcggcgatgaCGGCGTGATGGAAGCCGGCGGTCGGAGAAGGCTGGGGGAGTCCGTCCGATTTTGCGCTGGGTGGTGGAGTCGATATTACATGGGCCGTTGGGCTTGGGCCGTTGGGCTTGGGCCGTCTAGTTTATTTGCCACGCGCACGGCTCATGATGCTCCAAAGAAGCCGACCCGTGTTCTCGCGCAGTCCTAATCGGAGAAGGACGTTTTTCCCTCCATATAAGCTGCCTGATAGGAGCGGGACAATCCGTCTTCTCGCGGTGCTTCTGCTTCCTACGTAGGAATACTATTTTGCCAGGCTGCTACTGGCGATTCGTCGTGGTTTAGGGTTTGCCTCATCTTCGTTGGTGTCGGCTCCCTGCCAATCTCGCCACCGGCCGTTCCACGTTTTGCTTATAGAGATTGTGATgcccatatattattttccGGGGATATATTATTATTCCTCTCCCCTATTCGATGAGCAGAGAAACCTTATCCATGACCAATTAGCGATCAATGGTGATGTCTACAACATAATCATGCTGAGATCCAATCAGCCGGtggcgccgccaccgagaGACGGTGACGTAAGACCAAATCAgcaggcgccgccgctggcgaGAGAAGATGACATAACACAAAATCAACATGCGCCGCCGTCAACAGACGATGGCATGTTCTCGTCCATGGACATGACGGAGTCCATAGTTGTATCATCTGAGGAGGACGCGTCCTTGGGCGAATCATctgaggacgaggaggagatggaCTTCTCCGAgtacgaggacgaggacgaggagatCGACGTcctcgcgccggcgccgcagaTCTCCAGTGAGGCGGCTGCCTCCTACAGGCAGGCCGGACTATTCCCGACGTCGAGCAAGGCCATCCAGGGCCTGCGCGAGGTGTCGGCGGCCGATGCAAAGAAGGACGAGTGTGCCACATGCCTGCAGGATTTCTTGGCGGACGACGAGCTCAGGATGATGCCCTGCTCCCACACCTTCCACCAGCGTTGCATCTTCGACTGGATCCGGCTCAACTGCATTTGCCCGCTTTGCCGCCACAAGCTGCCCACACAGCACGAGGATGACATGCGTGAAAATCCTTAGCAATAAACAGAGTGGTGGTTTCTTACCATCAATGTAAGGCTAGTTTCTATTAAAAGAGTAGCACTAGTCGCATGCTATTCATAGTCTATACTAAATGCAGAGTCCGGTTAAATGTATCGAAGAAATAGTGAGAATTAAATCAAAGTATGTCAAGAGTCAATGTTTGGTTCGCAAAGCCAAATAATAGTAAGATGTTCTATGGCTGCTTTGTTCTGTACTAGATTATTTCTCAAATTTTACGCGCATATTTTGACCACAAATCAAcatcaaaaatcaaaagtcGAAGGGGGGAACAATGGATAATCCAAAACACACGGCAAAACGAGTGTTGGCACGCGCgaacacaaaatttttatgaagTCCATTTAAAAATCCCCAATTGTCTTATTACTAAAGTGACAATACTCCTGTTTTGTAATAGATCTTGTCGTCAACTTTGAGATACTAGATcgactattcattttatttagaaaacttATGTAAAGttccatcatttattttgttgtgacttgatttttttttgttaaggtTACTTTGTATAGCTTAcctttttgtattttaatagatgatatcCTCGACTTTTTTATTACGCATTtgactatttaa from Oryza brachyantha chromosome 12, ObraRS2, whole genome shotgun sequence encodes:
- the LOC102722267 gene encoding E3 ubiquitin-protein ligase SIRP1; amino-acid sequence: MPIYYFPGIYYYSSPLFDEQRNLIHDQLAINGDVYNIIMLRSNQPVAPPPRDGDVRPNQQAPPLAREDDITQNQHAPPSTDDGMFSSMDMTESIVVSSEEDASLGESSEDEEEMDFSEYEDEDEEIDVLAPAPQISSEAAASYRQAGLFPTSSKAIQGLREVSAADAKKDECATCLQDFLADDELRMMPCSHTFHQRCIFDWIRLNCICPLCRHKLPTQHEDDMRENP